ACCGAACAAGCGGCCGAACGCCTCGGCGTGCCGCGCAGCTACGCCGCCTTCGCGGTGCCGTTCGCGGCGACCACCAAGATGGACGGCTGCGCCGCGATCTACCCGGCGATCGCCGCGATCTTCGTCGCGCAATATTTCGGACTGACGCTCGGGGCGGTCGATTACGTGCTGATCGCGCTGGTTTCGGTGCTCGGCTCGGCGGCGACTGCGGGATTGACCGGCGCGCTGGTGATGCTGACGCTGACGCTCTCGACGCTCGGCCTGCCGCTGGAGGGCGCCGGGCTGCTGCTCGCGATCGACCCGATCCTCGACATGGGCCGCACCGCCGTCAACGTCGCCGGGCAGGTGCTGGTGCCGCTGATCGTCGCCAAGCGCGCCGGGCTGGTGGCGACCGAGCTGCCCGACGCGTCCGACGCGAGGCTCGCCGCCAGCTGATACGCGCGTCTTTTCCGGGGGGGCGAATATCGCTTCGTTGCAGCGCAGCAGGTTGGAATCCGCGAGCCTCGCCCCTAAGAGGGGCGCGTCCCCTCCTCCACGGAAAGACCGGTCATGAGCAAACTCCACCTCGTCTTCGGCGGCCGCGTCAGCGATCCGCAGACGCTCGACTTCAACGACACGTCCTCGCTCGACGTCGTCGGCATCTTCCCCGATTATGCCAGCGCCGAAAAGGCGTGGCGCGCCGCCGCGCAGCGCACCGTCGACGATGCCGAGATGAAGTATGTCATCGTCCACATGCACCGGCTGCTGGAGCCGGATCTGATGGCACCGCCCGCCGTCTGAGGCGCAGACCGGCTTCGTCGCCGATGCGCGAAGCGCAGCGCCTAGGCCGGCCGGGGTCGCGCCAGCGAACCCGTCCGACGGCGGCTTTGCCGCCGGCGCTGGTCACCAATACTCGTCGCCCCGGCGCAGGCCGGGGCCGCTATGTAACTTGGCTGGCCGCCTGCCCCAAACACAGCGGCCCCGGCCTGCGCCGGGGCGACGGTGTCGTGTTTCGGCGGACGCGCGCGCAAAACAGCGCGACGCGGGCGTAAATCCCGCGTCGTCGGTCGGCGCTATAGCGCCGCCGGCCGGGCGCGGCTGAAGCTCGGGATCAGCTTCGCTGATCCCTTCGCCGCCGCTTAGATAAACTCGATCTTTGAGACCACGTAGTAGCGGTCGCCCGACGGTACCGTCACCTCGACCTCGTCCTCGACCTTGCGCCCGATCAGCGCGCGACCGAGCGGCGAATTGTACGAGATCCGGCCACCCTTGGCGTCCGCCTCGGTCTGCCCGACGATCTGGTACGTCA
This genomic stretch from Sphingomonas panacis harbors:
- a CDS encoding DUF4170 domain-containing protein, whose amino-acid sequence is MSKLHLVFGGRVSDPQTLDFNDTSSLDVVGIFPDYASAEKAWRAAAQRTVDDAEMKYVIVHMHRLLEPDLMAPPAV